A window of the Brassica napus cultivar Da-Ae chromosome C5, Da-Ae, whole genome shotgun sequence genome harbors these coding sequences:
- the LOC125575706 gene encoding pre-mRNA-processing factor 17-like isoform X1, with amino-acid sequence MDLIQSYDGEDASSSPESSPPRMLKAKSSAPEVDDTALALTVSNASQSKSNPINPTQHAVVFNPTYDQLWAPIYGPAHPYAKDGIAQGMRNHKLGFVEDASIGSFVFDEQYSTFQKYGYAADPSGMNYVGDAEALKQNDGVSVYNIKQSDQKRRKLEESKGEGKREEEVEAEAENPATEAWLLKNRKSPWSRKKEVVQGELTEEQKKYAEDHAKKKEEKSQQGEAKGEPYTDKSTFHGKEDKDYQGRSWIEAPKDAKANNDHCYIPKRLVHTWSGHTKGVSAIRFFPKHGHLLLSAGMDCKVKIWDVYNSGKCMRTYMGHGKAVRDICFSNDGTKFLTAGYDKNIKYWDTETGQVISTFSTGKIPYVVKLNPDDDKQNILLAGMSDKKIVQWDINSGEITQEYDQHLGAVNTITFVDNNRRFVTSSDDKSLRVWEFGIPVVIKYISEPHMHSMPAISVHPNGKWLAAQSLDNQILIYGTRERFQLNKKKRFAGHIVAGYACQVNFSPDGRFVMSGDGEGRCWFWDWKSCRVFKTLRCHNGVCIGAEWHPLEQSKVATCGWDGLIKYWD; translated from the exons ATGGATCTGATTCAATCCTACGACGGAGAAGACGCTTCTTCTTCGCCGGAATCTTCACCTCCTCGTATGCTGAAGGCGAAATCATCGGCCCCGGAGGTAGACGACACGGCGCTCGCTCTCACGGTATCCAACGCGAGCCAGTCGAAATCGAACCCGATCAACCCGACGCAGCACGCCGTCGTGTTCAACCCCACCTACGATCAGCTCTGGGCCCCGATCTACGGCCCGGCCCATCCCTACGCGAAGGACGGGATCGCGCAGGGGATGCGGAACCACAAGCTAGGGTTCGTGGAGGACGCCTCGATCGGGTCCTTCGTCTTCGACGAGCAGTACAGCACGTTCCAGAAGTACGGCTACGCGGCGGATCCCTCCGGGATGAACTACGTCGGCGACGCGGAGGCGCTGAAGCAGAATGACGGCGTTTCGGTTTATAACATCAAGCAGAGCGAccagaagaggaggaagcttGAGGAGAGCAAAGGGGAGGGGAAACGGGAGGAGGAGGTTGAGGCGGAGGCTGAGAATCCGGCGACGGAGGCGTGGCTGTTGAAGAATAGGAAGAGTCCTTGGTCGAGGAAGAAGGAGGTTGTTCAGGGAGAGTTGACTGAGGAGCAGAAGAAGTATGCGGAGGACCACGccaagaagaaggaagagaagagCCAACAGGGAGAAGCTAAAGGAGAGCCTTACACGGATAAGAGCACTTTCCACGGCAAGGAGGATAAAGATTATCAAGGGAGGTCGTGGATCGAAGCTCCTAAAGACGCAAAGGCTAACAACGACCATTGCTACATCCCAAAGCGTTTGGTTCATACGTGGAGTGGTCACACGAAAGGTGTTTCCGCTATTCGGTTCTTCCCAAAGCATGGGCATTTGCTTCTCTCTGCAGGTATGGATTGCAAGGTCAAGATTTGGGATGTGTATAACTCTGGTAAGTGTATGAGGACTTACATGGGTCACGGTAAAGCTGTGAGGGATATTTGCTTCTCTAACGATGGGACTAAGTTCTTGACTGCTGGGTATGATAAGAACATTAAGTATTGGGACACAGAGACTGGTCAAGTTATATCCACTTTCTCTACTGGGAAGATTCCCTATGTGGTTAAGCTGAATCCTGATGATGACAAGCAGAATATTTTGTTGGCGGGGATGAGCGATAAGAAGATAGTGCAGTGGGATATTAACTCCGGGGAGATTACGCAAGAGTATGATCAGCACTTGGGTGCGGTTAACACAATCACGTTTGTGGACAACAACAGAAGGTTTGTCACTTCAAGTGATGATAAGTCCCTCCGTGTGTGGGAGTTTGGGATACCGGTGGTTATCAAGTATATCAGCGAGCCTCATATGCACTCCATGCCCGCCATTTCTGTTCACCCGAATGGGAAGTGGCTTGCGGCGCAGAGCTTGGACAACCAGATTCTGATCTACGGCACCAGGGAAAGGTTTCAGCTGAATAAGAAGAAGAGGTTTGCAGGGCACATTGTCGCCGGTTATGCTTGCCAAGTTAATTTCTCCCCGGATGGGCGGTTTGTAATGTCGGGAGATGGAGAGGGTAGGTGCTGGTTTTGGGACTGGAAGAGCTGCAGAGTATTCAAGACTCTTAGATGTCACAACGGAGTATGTATTGGAGCCGAGTGGCATCCTCTGGAACAGAGCAAAGTCGCAACTTGTGGATGGGACGGCTTGATTAAGTACTG GGACTAA
- the LOC125586931 gene encoding proline-rich receptor-like protein kinase PERK14, which produces MDDFTKNLVSLTLSHVKVAVNLTKPLPSVVEFVRQSGEVVEVQVSYPWVPPTCSVCKELGHVSRNCLQAPLPPKSSDVPAKKPQQAASASQKGKNVATATPTTKKPDPLQPTLEKIIPSPSSTVYSQASTSTTPLNPDPPPPPIQSQPPKAPPLITATPLASSHPLAVIPSPSKSPPDTFITPSLKRPRSDPDQKPFPSFMAQLSYYSTKPLAIHSSSFVKPFSNTFSVLDPDGSLHPEETID; this is translated from the coding sequence ATGGATGACTTCACAAAGAATCTGGTTAGTCTGACCCTATCACACGTAAAAGTTGCTGTAAACCTCACTAAACCACTACCAAGCGTAGTCGAGTTTGTGCGACAGAGTGGTGAAGTAGTTGAGGTCCAAGTGTCATACCCTTGGGTACCACCAACATGCTCGGTTTGCAAAGAGCTTGGTCATGTATCTCGTAACTGCCTCCAGGCCCCTCTACCTCCGAAATCTTCGGATGTTCCTGCAAAGAAGCCGCAACAAGCAGCATCAGCTtctcaaaaaggaaaaaatgtgGCTACTGCAACACCAACTACTAAAAAACCTGACCCTCTCCAGCCTACTCTAGAAAAAATCATTCCTTCCCCTTCATCAACTGTATACTCTCAAGCTTCTACCTCCACCACCCCACTTAATCCCGACCCTCCACCCCCACCAATTCAATCTCAACCTCCTAAAGCTCCTCCTCTAATAACCGCTACCCCCTTGGCCTCTTCTCACCCCCTAGCTGTCATCCCTTCTCCCTCAAAAAGCCCACCAGATACTTTTATCACCCCCTCTTTAAAAAGACCACGTTCTGATCCTGACCAAAAACCCTTCCCGTCCTTCATGGCCCAACTCTCTTACTACTCTACCAAACCCTTAGCCATCCACTCTTCCTCTTTTGTTAAACCCTTCTCTAATACCTTCTCTGTTTTGGATCCTGATGGTTCTCTTCACCCTGAAGAGACCATTGACTAA
- the LOC125586930 gene encoding uncharacterized protein LOC125586930, producing MDQNGHSTRFWSDNWSPYGSMRSYLNISGDSALGISSEATLASLYRDNYWRLPPARSEALVNIHALLITTTLNDSEDFYEWEVDGRKSRKYSTGVVYGKLCDEGISVPWFYSVWNKGGIPRHSFLAWLFVLNRCPTKDRILGWGLQTSPTCLLCNQVAESRRHLFFDCNFSWNLWRSAARRCGIQPERTWDRVMAQLQSTNRRSTTGILLRICWQACIYWAWTERNGRLHRQLFRSTDAISRLLERQVKDRISSLRDSNPGATSRLMQQWLA from the coding sequence ATGGATCAAAATGGCCACTCTACTCGTTTCTGGAGTGACAATTGGTCGCCATATGGTTCTATGCGTTCATACTTGAATATAAGCGGTGACTCGGCACTGGGGATCTCCTCAGAGGCGACTCTTGCATCACTATACAGAGATAATTATTGGAGGCTACCACCTGCAAGATCAGAGGCATTAGTAAACATCCATGCTTTACTAATAACAACTACTCTCAACGATTCAGAAGACTTCTATGAGTGGGAAGTAGACGGGAGGAAAAGCAGAAAATATAGTACAGGAGTAGTCTACGGGAAGCTTTGTGATGAGGGAATCTCAGTACCTTGGTTCTACTCTGTGTGGAATAAAGGAGGGATTCCTAGGCACAGTTTTTTAGCTTGGCTATTTGTGTTGAACAGATGCCCAACAAAGGACAGGATACTCGGATGGGGCCTTCAAACTTCTCCTACATGTCTCCTTTGTAACCAAGTGGCTGAGAGTCGCAGACATCTCTTCTTTGACTGTAACTTCTCGTGGAACCTGTGGAGATCGGCTGCAAGGCGGTGTGGTATTCAGCCAGAGAGAACTTGGGATCGAGTCATGGCTCAGCTTCAATCAACAAACAGACGATCAACAACAGGTATTCTTCTTCGTATCTGCTGGCAGGCTTGCATTTACTGGGCTTGGACTGAGAGGAACGGTCGATTGCACCGCCAATTGTTTCGATCCACAGACGCAATCTCTCGCCTTCTGGAAAGGCAGGTGAAAGACAGAATCTCTTCGCTCAGGGACTCAAATCCAGGGGCTACTTCTCGGCTTATGCAGCAATGGCTGGCGTAA
- the LOC106357918 gene encoding LOW QUALITY PROTEIN: 4-substituted benzoates-glutamate ligase GH3.12 (The sequence of the model RefSeq protein was modified relative to this genomic sequence to represent the inferred CDS: substituted 1 base at 1 genomic stop codon) gives MSRTNMSLDCDLTVLEELTSNAKQIQDDVLTKILKANANTVYLGRFLQGSADKELFKKNVPVVSYEDLKPYLDRVANGEPSDVISGEPITAFLVSSGTSSGNQKIFPANNIFFKNIQIFYTLGYLVMSKHFNGYKQGKVIRFTFIHPTSTTPCGLPLAPTVTSFTKSEFFRSLPKNSPSPYQIILCPDAKQSMYCQLLCGLVQRDEVVSVGAVFASVLVQVIHFLENYWKELASNIRCGHVSEWITDLSCRETVTTILVEPNPELADLIENECRQESWQGIVSRLWPKAXCIDAIFTGSMAQYIPALEFYTNKLPLVSKSYASSEAFFGLNLEPLSKHVSYTFLPNMSYFEFIDVDGGTEGEIVDLVNVKLGHHYEPLVTNFSGLHRCRVGDVLKVTGFYNMAPQFRFVRRKNAALSVHLESTTEEDLLKALARATLVLESSDLVIMGFTCYADISTVPGHYVFYLELKSKVNNNNSTNVLSLDNKVLVECCCVMEESLNSFYRLFRSKNGSIGAPEIRVVQEGTFGSLMEFFVSRGASITQYKTPICINSAEALKVLEDKVLARFFSDKSPPYLILA, from the exons ATGAGTAGAACAAATATGAGTCTAGACTGTGATCTCACTGTTCTAGAAGAGCTAACATCAAATGCGAAGCAAATACAAGACGATGTATTGACCAAGATACTCAAAGCTAACGCGAACACAGTGTACCTCGGACGTTTTCTCCAGGGGAGTGCGGATAAAGAGCTGTTCAAGAAGAACGTACCCGTGGTGAGCTATGAAGATCTTAAGCCTTATCTCGACCGTGTCGCAAACGGAGAACCCTCGGATGTCATTTCGGGGGAACCCATCACTGCGTTTTTAGTGAG CTCTGGAACTTCAAGTGGGAATCAAAAGATATTTCCTGCGAACAACATCTTCTTTAAGAATATTCAAATCTTCTATACGCTAGGCTATCTCGTTATGTCCAA GCATTTCAATGGTTATAAGCAAGGAAAGGTGATTAGGTTTACGTTCATTCATCCGACATCCACAACTCCTTGTGGTTTGCCTCTTGCTCCTACGGTAACTAGCTTCACAAAGAGTGAATTTTTTAGGAGCCTGCCAAAAAATAGTCCAAGCCCCTACCAGATCATACTGTGTCCGGACGCCAAACAGAGTATGTACTGTCAACTTCTCTGTGGTCTTGTCCAGAGAGATGAGGTTGTAAGTGTTGGTGCTGTGTTCGCTTCTGTTTTGGTTCAAGTTatccattttcttgaaaattacTGGAAAGAGTTGGCTAGTAATATCAGATGTGGTCATGTCAGCGAGTGGATCACCGACCTTAGCTGTAGAGAGACCGTCACTACCATCCTTGTTGAGCCAAATCCAGAATTGGCAGATCTAATCGAAAACGAGTGCCGACAAGAATCTTGGCAAGGTATAGTTTCACGACTTTGGCCTAAAGCCTAATGCATTGATGCTATTTTTACAGGAAGCATGGCTCAATACATCCCAGCATTGGAGTTCTACACTAATAAACTGCCTCTAGTCTCTAAATCTTATGCATCTTCTGAAGCATTTTTCGGGTTAAATTTGGAACCTCTAAGCAAACATGTGTCCTACACATTTCTACCCAACATGTCATACTTCGAGTTCATAGATGTCGATGGAGGAACCGAGGGCGAGATTGTTGATCTTGTGAATGTGAAGTTGGGTCACCACTATGAGCCCTTGGTCACAAACTTTTCAG GTTTACACAGATGTAGAGTGGGGGATGTTTTAAAGGTCACTGGTTTTTACAATATGGCACCTCAGTTCAGATTTGTACGTAGAAAAAATGCGGCTTTAAGCGTTCACCTAGAGTCAACGACTGAAGAAGATCTTTTAAAAGCGTTGGCTCGTGCGACACTAGTTCTTGAATCTTCGGATTTAGTGATCATGGGTTTCACATGCTATGCCGATATCTCCACTGTTCCGGGTCACTATGTTTTTTACTTGGAACTCAAATCAAAAGTCAACAATAATAATAGCACTAATGTTCTATCACTTGATAACAAGGTATTGGTGGAATGTTGTTGTGTCATGGAGGAATCATTGAATAGTTTTTATAGGCTCTTCAGGAGCAAAAATGGTTCGATTGGAGCTCCAGAGATAAGAGTGGTGCAAGAGGGAACgtttggttctctcatggagtTTTTTGTCTCCCGAGGTGCTTCTATAACTCAATACAAGACACCTATATGCATAAACTCTGCTGAGGCTTTAAAGGTTCTTGAAGACAAGGTTCTTGCTCGGTTCTTCAGTGACAAATCCCCTCCTTATCTGATCCTGGCGTGA
- the LOC125575706 gene encoding pre-mRNA-processing factor 17-like isoform X2 — protein MDLIQSYDGEDASSSPESSPPRMLKAKSSAPEVDDTALALTVSNASQSKSNPINPTQHAVVFNPTYDQLWAPIYGPAHPYAKDGIAQGMRNHKLGFVEDASIGSFVFDEQYSTFQKYGYAADPSGMNYVGDAEALKQNDGVSVYNIKQSDQKRRKLEESKGEGKREEEVEAEAENPATEAWLLKNRKSPWSRKKEVVQGELTEEQKKYAEDHAKKKEEKSQQGEAKGEPYTDKSTFHGKEDKDYQGRSWIEAPKDAKANNDHCYIPKRLVHTWSGHTKGVSAIRFFPKHGHLLLSAGMDCKVKIWDVYNSGKCMRTYMGHGKAVRDICFSNDGTKFLTAGYDKNIKYWDTETGQVISTFSTGKIPYVVKLNPDDDKQNILLAGMSDKKIVQWDINSGEITQEYDQHLGAVNTITFVDNNRRFVTSSDDKSLRVWEFGIPVVIKYISEPHMHSMPAISVHPNGKWLAAQSLDNQILIYGTRERFQLNKKKRFAGHIVAGYACQVNFSPDGRFVMSGDGEGRCWFWDWKSCRVFKTLRCHNGVCIGAEWHPLEQSKVATCGWDGLIKYW, from the coding sequence ATGGATCTGATTCAATCCTACGACGGAGAAGACGCTTCTTCTTCGCCGGAATCTTCACCTCCTCGTATGCTGAAGGCGAAATCATCGGCCCCGGAGGTAGACGACACGGCGCTCGCTCTCACGGTATCCAACGCGAGCCAGTCGAAATCGAACCCGATCAACCCGACGCAGCACGCCGTCGTGTTCAACCCCACCTACGATCAGCTCTGGGCCCCGATCTACGGCCCGGCCCATCCCTACGCGAAGGACGGGATCGCGCAGGGGATGCGGAACCACAAGCTAGGGTTCGTGGAGGACGCCTCGATCGGGTCCTTCGTCTTCGACGAGCAGTACAGCACGTTCCAGAAGTACGGCTACGCGGCGGATCCCTCCGGGATGAACTACGTCGGCGACGCGGAGGCGCTGAAGCAGAATGACGGCGTTTCGGTTTATAACATCAAGCAGAGCGAccagaagaggaggaagcttGAGGAGAGCAAAGGGGAGGGGAAACGGGAGGAGGAGGTTGAGGCGGAGGCTGAGAATCCGGCGACGGAGGCGTGGCTGTTGAAGAATAGGAAGAGTCCTTGGTCGAGGAAGAAGGAGGTTGTTCAGGGAGAGTTGACTGAGGAGCAGAAGAAGTATGCGGAGGACCACGccaagaagaaggaagagaagagCCAACAGGGAGAAGCTAAAGGAGAGCCTTACACGGATAAGAGCACTTTCCACGGCAAGGAGGATAAAGATTATCAAGGGAGGTCGTGGATCGAAGCTCCTAAAGACGCAAAGGCTAACAACGACCATTGCTACATCCCAAAGCGTTTGGTTCATACGTGGAGTGGTCACACGAAAGGTGTTTCCGCTATTCGGTTCTTCCCAAAGCATGGGCATTTGCTTCTCTCTGCAGGTATGGATTGCAAGGTCAAGATTTGGGATGTGTATAACTCTGGTAAGTGTATGAGGACTTACATGGGTCACGGTAAAGCTGTGAGGGATATTTGCTTCTCTAACGATGGGACTAAGTTCTTGACTGCTGGGTATGATAAGAACATTAAGTATTGGGACACAGAGACTGGTCAAGTTATATCCACTTTCTCTACTGGGAAGATTCCCTATGTGGTTAAGCTGAATCCTGATGATGACAAGCAGAATATTTTGTTGGCGGGGATGAGCGATAAGAAGATAGTGCAGTGGGATATTAACTCCGGGGAGATTACGCAAGAGTATGATCAGCACTTGGGTGCGGTTAACACAATCACGTTTGTGGACAACAACAGAAGGTTTGTCACTTCAAGTGATGATAAGTCCCTCCGTGTGTGGGAGTTTGGGATACCGGTGGTTATCAAGTATATCAGCGAGCCTCATATGCACTCCATGCCCGCCATTTCTGTTCACCCGAATGGGAAGTGGCTTGCGGCGCAGAGCTTGGACAACCAGATTCTGATCTACGGCACCAGGGAAAGGTTTCAGCTGAATAAGAAGAAGAGGTTTGCAGGGCACATTGTCGCCGGTTATGCTTGCCAAGTTAATTTCTCCCCGGATGGGCGGTTTGTAATGTCGGGAGATGGAGAGGGTAGGTGCTGGTTTTGGGACTGGAAGAGCTGCAGAGTATTCAAGACTCTTAGATGTCACAACGGAGTATGTATTGGAGCCGAGTGGCATCCTCTGGAACAGAGCAAAGTCGCAACTTGTGGATGGGACGGCTTGATTAAGTACTGGTAA